The following coding sequences are from one Deltaproteobacteria bacterium window:
- a CDS encoding AI-2E family transporter, with product MMFDSRPYSLDRIFRLGVMVLILWGLVRLLGYLSDVLIPFAVALLLAYVMNPLVTLLRRWVRSHILAVWLALLAILLVLGLITSLVVPLMVSEVRHMGQLLKELVDNSKLAQQAAERMPADLWQYIRDVAARPEVREFFQPEKVMELAREAFQKILPGFLGVLAGTATILSGLMGVFFVLIYLVFLLLDYQKLSEEWKNYLPETWREPVLSFLLEFNQGMNRYFRAQALVASLVGVMMSVGFMLIGLPLGLLLGLLVGVLNMVPYLQLVALVPAFFLSLMHALETGGSFWISLGLTGLVFAVVQIVQDVFLSPRIMGKVMGLSPAVILLSLSIWGKLLGILGLLIALPATCLLLAYYKRFLASAART from the coding sequence ATCATGTTCGACTCCCGTCCGTATTCACTGGACCGCATCTTCCGGCTGGGCGTGATGGTTCTCATACTCTGGGGGCTGGTCCGGCTTTTGGGATATCTGAGCGACGTACTCATTCCCTTTGCCGTGGCCCTGCTGCTGGCCTATGTCATGAACCCGCTGGTCACGCTTTTGCGCCGTTGGGTCCGCAGTCACATCCTGGCTGTATGGCTGGCCCTTCTGGCCATTCTCCTGGTCCTTGGCCTGATCACGAGTCTGGTGGTACCGTTGATGGTTTCCGAGGTCAGGCACATGGGCCAGCTTCTCAAGGAACTGGTGGACAACTCCAAGTTGGCCCAGCAGGCTGCCGAGAGGATGCCGGCCGACCTTTGGCAGTACATCCGCGATGTGGCGGCTAGGCCGGAAGTCCGGGAATTCTTCCAGCCCGAAAAAGTCATGGAACTGGCCCGGGAGGCCTTCCAAAAAATCTTGCCCGGATTCTTGGGCGTGCTCGCGGGCACGGCCACCATTCTGAGCGGGCTGATGGGCGTGTTCTTCGTCCTCATCTACTTGGTTTTTCTACTTCTGGACTACCAGAAGCTCAGTGAGGAGTGGAAGAACTATCTGCCCGAGACGTGGCGGGAGCCGGTCCTGAGCTTTCTTTTGGAGTTCAACCAGGGCATGAACCGCTATTTTCGGGCACAGGCCCTGGTGGCCTCCCTGGTGGGCGTGATGATGTCCGTGGGCTTCATGCTCATTGGCCTGCCCCTGGGTCTGCTTTTGGGCCTTCTGGTCGGAGTGTTGAACATGGTCCCCTATCTTCAGCTCGTGGCCCTGGTCCCGGCCTTTTTCCTTTCCCTGATGCACGCCCTGGAGACCGGGGGGAGTTTCTGGATCTCCCTGGGCCTGACCGGGCTGGTTTTCGCCGTAGTCCAGATCGTTCAGGATGTCTTTCTGAGTCCCAGGATCATGGGCAAGGTCATGGGCCTCAGTCCGGCCGTCATCCTCCTCTCCCTCTCCATTTGGGGCAAGCTCCTGGGCATTCTGGGCCTGCTTATCGCCCTGCCGGCGACATGCCTCCTTCTGGCCTACTACAAGCGGTTCCTCGCTTCGGCCGCCAGGACCTGA
- a CDS encoding L-seryl-tRNA(Sec) selenium transferase, producing MTNLFRHLPAVDKVLAELEAEAGFGSFPRTLLRDLVGEYLDLCREEIKAGRYRDPAELAWERLRPAVVAYVRMKSRPHFRRVLNGAGVVVHTNLGRSILAETAARAVQEACARYSNLEFSLTTGTRGSRYSHVEGLLCQLTGAEAGLVVNNNAAAVLIVLDTLAKGREVVVSRGQLVEIGGSFRIPEVMAKSGAVLREVGATNRTHAHDYEGAIGENTAALLKVHTSNYRIIGFHKEVPLPELVEIGRRHGLPVIEDLGSGNLFDFSGLGLMPEPTVQQVLASGVDVVSFSGDKLLGGPQAGIILGRREYVDRIKKNPLNRAVRTDKMTVAALEATLRLYLDPDRARSEVPTLRMITMGRDELLRAARRLKTRLARELGGLAGIKLRDGVSRVGGGAFPEQDLPTVLVSVEPRDGTQADDLRERLLSTDPPLVGRIEKDLFCLDPRTLGNDEYGTVARVVREALDSGSGTDSK from the coding sequence GTGACGAATCTGTTTAGACATCTTCCGGCTGTGGACAAGGTTCTGGCCGAATTGGAGGCCGAAGCGGGTTTCGGCAGTTTTCCCCGCACGTTGTTGCGAGACCTGGTCGGCGAGTATCTCGATCTGTGCCGCGAGGAGATCAAGGCCGGCCGATACCGCGATCCGGCCGAATTGGCATGGGAGCGCCTGCGTCCGGCCGTCGTGGCCTATGTCCGCATGAAATCCAGGCCCCATTTTCGGCGGGTCCTAAACGGGGCCGGGGTGGTCGTGCACACCAACCTGGGGCGGTCCATCCTTGCCGAAACGGCCGCCAGAGCCGTCCAGGAGGCCTGCGCCCGATACTCGAACCTGGAGTTTTCCCTGACCACGGGCACGAGAGGGAGCAGATATTCCCACGTGGAAGGCCTGCTCTGCCAGTTGACCGGGGCCGAAGCCGGTCTGGTGGTCAACAACAACGCCGCGGCCGTGCTCATTGTCCTGGATACCCTGGCCAAGGGCCGCGAGGTTGTCGTGTCGCGGGGGCAATTGGTCGAAATCGGCGGATCGTTTCGCATTCCCGAGGTCATGGCCAAGAGCGGGGCCGTGCTGCGTGAGGTGGGTGCCACCAACCGGACCCACGCCCATGACTACGAGGGGGCCATCGGCGAGAACACCGCGGCGCTTTTGAAGGTGCACACCTCCAACTATCGGATCATCGGATTCCACAAGGAAGTTCCGCTGCCGGAATTGGTCGAGATCGGCCGTCGACACGGCCTGCCGGTCATCGAGGATCTTGGGAGCGGCAACCTGTTCGATTTTTCGGGACTGGGTCTCATGCCAGAGCCGACGGTCCAGCAGGTTTTGGCCTCGGGAGTCGACGTCGTTTCCTTCAGCGGGGACAAGCTTCTGGGGGGGCCTCAGGCCGGGATCATCCTCGGCCGGAGGGAATACGTCGACCGGATCAAGAAGAATCCCCTGAACCGGGCCGTGCGCACCGACAAGATGACCGTGGCCGCCCTGGAGGCCACCTTGCGCCTCTACCTCGATCCGGACAGGGCACGGTCCGAGGTCCCGACCTTGCGGATGATCACCATGGGCAGGGATGAACTTCTGCGGGCGGCGAGGCGGTTGAAGACCCGATTGGCCCGCGAATTGGGCGGCTTGGCCGGGATCAAACTTCGCGACGGCGTGTCACGGGTCGGTGGTGGGGCCTTTCCCGAGCAAGACCTGCCCACGGTCCTGGTGTCGGTTGAGCCCCGCGACGGCACCCAAGCCGACGACCTGAGAGAGCGGCTGCTGAGTACCGATCCGCCCTTGGTGGGCCGGATCGAAAAAGACCTTTTCTGCCTGGACCCCAGGACCCTGGGCAATGACGAATACGGGACCGTGGCTCGGGTTGTGCGCGAGGCCCTCGATTCCGGGTCAGGCACTGATTCGAAATGA
- a CDS encoding DUF3488 domain-containing protein: MARIDPRPGDRVLLLAFAASLLGHLGHLPAWIIVFCMAAGTWFFLWSLKLVPQVPRWLRLILTLAACAAAVLTSGRFVGRDVGAAMLALMLSLKLLEFGRSSDRRFILFISLFLSVTALLFAKTLPMTGYAMICSGLILTLVVRLEQTGPDTASAARTTALLMLQALPLAAILFLVFPRIQGGLWGVAAPAAGASTGLTDTLAPGSINFLAFSPSVAARVKFSGPVPPSRQRYFRALVLNSFDGMAWTPGWRVESRRGLPPPTERIEDISGPIDYEITVEFDHTEFLPALDLPMAASGNAVLSEGFLVRPRRPPVDTFRFRARSATIYRTGPSGPPNQALQLPETGFPQARTLAAAWRGMPPQEIVRAALDLIRREEFIYTLSPPLLEDEPVDRFLFETRQGYCEHFASSFAVLMRAAGVPARVVVGFQGGEINPLTEFLVLRASDAHAWTEVWYEGRGWVRIDPTSAVAPDRIELGMQATFPQSDLPLIAQGEAPAFVAQGVRGLRIGLDAVNTFWQQWVLDYSGRRQMELLKRLKLDRGDWLGVLARVGIVLVTGLGILGLAVLWRLRPNRDSDPVRRAMNRFRTRLTRAGLSTPDWAGPRDLSRMIVLARPDLGPEAGRILELYEALRYTPNPDPEDQKTLVRLVRSWRPKRGTACSRPEGGMSPAGR, encoded by the coding sequence ATGGCCAGAATTGATCCCCGACCCGGAGACCGGGTCCTTCTCCTGGCCTTTGCCGCCTCCCTGCTGGGCCACCTCGGCCACCTCCCGGCCTGGATCATCGTCTTCTGCATGGCCGCAGGAACATGGTTTTTCCTCTGGTCGCTGAAGCTCGTCCCTCAGGTGCCCCGCTGGCTTCGGCTGATCCTGACCCTGGCCGCCTGCGCCGCGGCGGTCCTGACCTCGGGACGTTTTGTGGGCCGGGACGTGGGCGCGGCCATGCTCGCCCTCATGCTCTCCCTGAAACTCCTGGAATTCGGAAGGTCGTCGGACCGCCGCTTCATCCTCTTTATTTCCCTCTTTCTGAGCGTCACCGCCCTGCTCTTCGCCAAGACCCTCCCCATGACCGGGTACGCCATGATCTGCTCGGGACTGATCCTGACCCTCGTGGTCCGCCTCGAGCAGACCGGGCCGGACACCGCCTCCGCCGCGAGGACCACGGCTCTGCTCATGCTCCAGGCCCTGCCCCTGGCTGCGATTCTGTTCCTGGTCTTCCCCCGAATCCAGGGTGGACTGTGGGGAGTGGCCGCCCCGGCCGCCGGGGCCTCCACCGGCCTGACCGACACCCTTGCCCCGGGATCCATCAACTTCCTGGCCTTCTCTCCGAGCGTGGCGGCCCGGGTCAAATTCTCCGGACCGGTCCCACCTTCGAGACAGCGCTATTTCCGAGCCCTGGTTCTGAACTCTTTCGACGGCATGGCCTGGACCCCGGGTTGGCGGGTCGAATCCCGCAGAGGCCTTCCCCCGCCGACGGAACGAATCGAGGACATTTCCGGGCCGATCGACTACGAGATCACCGTCGAATTCGACCACACCGAGTTTTTGCCGGCCCTGGACCTCCCCATGGCCGCGTCGGGCAACGCCGTTCTGTCCGAAGGCTTCCTCGTCCGGCCCAGACGTCCTCCGGTCGACACCTTTCGCTTTCGGGCCCGATCGGCGACGATCTACCGGACCGGACCGTCGGGTCCTCCCAACCAGGCCCTCCAGCTTCCGGAAACCGGTTTCCCCCAGGCCAGGACCCTGGCCGCCGCCTGGCGAGGCATGCCTCCCCAGGAGATCGTCCGTGCCGCCCTGGATCTCATCCGCCGGGAAGAATTCATCTACACTCTGAGCCCACCCCTGCTCGAAGACGAACCCGTGGACCGGTTCCTCTTCGAGACCCGTCAGGGCTATTGCGAACACTTTGCCTCATCCTTTGCCGTGCTCATGCGGGCCGCCGGGGTCCCGGCCCGGGTGGTGGTCGGATTCCAGGGAGGAGAAATCAACCCCTTGACCGAATTCCTCGTCCTTCGGGCCTCGGACGCCCACGCCTGGACCGAGGTCTGGTACGAGGGCCGTGGATGGGTGCGGATCGACCCAACTTCGGCCGTAGCCCCTGACCGCATCGAACTCGGCATGCAGGCCACCTTTCCCCAGTCAGATCTACCCCTCATCGCCCAAGGCGAGGCCCCGGCCTTTGTCGCCCAGGGAGTCCGGGGACTGCGGATCGGCCTCGACGCGGTTAACACCTTCTGGCAACAATGGGTGTTGGACTATTCCGGACGCCGACAGATGGAACTCCTAAAACGACTCAAGCTCGACAGAGGGGATTGGCTCGGGGTTCTGGCCCGAGTCGGCATCGTTCTGGTCACGGGGCTCGGAATTCTGGGTTTGGCCGTCCTCTGGCGCCTTCGCCCAAATAGAGACTCCGACCCGGTCCGTCGGGCCATGAACCGTTTCCGGACCAGGTTGACCAGGGCCGGGCTGTCAACTCCGGACTGGGCCGGGCCCCGGGATTTGTCGCGAATGATCGTTCTGGCCAGACCGGACCTCGGCCCCGAGGCCGGACGCATTCTGGAACTCTACGAGGCTCTGCGCTACACACCGAACCCCGATCCGGAAGACCAAAAGACCCTGGTCCGCCTGGTCAGGTCCTGGCGGCCGAAGCGAGGAACCGCTTGTAGTAGGCCAGAAGGAGGCATGTCGCCGGCAGGGCGATAA
- a CDS encoding DUF58 domain-containing protein has translation MILRNLIGRTMPALDTFLKGRTAGPLPIVLTRRDIFILPTRAGIWFGLLLLALLLISINYDNNLTYFMVFLLAGTAFLSTLATYRELSGLSLVGTKAEPVFAGNVATFRVLVRAGHRSRQALDLSFRGTATSRAALKPGSTAEVEIGITAPRRGWLRPGPVLVETRFPLGLFRAWSRPDPEAKVLVYPAPARDSLPLALLRTKTELGRDVPADEFQGLRRYRPGDPPSRIEWRALAREQGLTTRSFRSGSMIDGLILDLAVTPGRDLEERLSRLTRAVLDAHGSDLAFGLRLGPTFLDPARGKGHLNRALEALALHGQN, from the coding sequence GTGATCCTCCGAAACCTCATCGGCCGGACCATGCCGGCCCTGGACACCTTCCTGAAAGGCCGGACCGCCGGGCCTCTCCCCATCGTTCTGACCCGCCGGGACATCTTCATCCTTCCCACTCGAGCCGGGATCTGGTTCGGCCTACTCCTTTTGGCCCTGCTCCTCATCTCCATTAACTACGACAACAATCTGACGTACTTCATGGTCTTTCTTCTGGCCGGAACCGCCTTTCTGTCCACCCTGGCCACCTACCGCGAACTCTCCGGCCTGTCCCTGGTCGGAACCAAGGCCGAACCGGTCTTCGCGGGCAATGTGGCCACGTTCCGGGTGCTTGTCAGGGCCGGGCATCGCTCGAGACAGGCCCTGGACCTCTCGTTTCGGGGTACGGCCACATCGAGGGCCGCTTTGAAACCCGGCTCCACCGCTGAGGTCGAGATCGGTATCACTGCCCCGCGCCGGGGCTGGCTCAGACCCGGACCGGTCCTGGTCGAAACCCGCTTTCCCCTAGGCCTATTCCGGGCTTGGTCACGGCCCGACCCGGAGGCCAAGGTTCTGGTCTATCCGGCCCCGGCGCGGGATTCCCTTCCCCTGGCCCTGCTCAGGACCAAAACAGAGCTTGGCCGGGATGTGCCGGCCGACGAATTCCAGGGTCTGCGACGCTACCGTCCCGGCGACCCCCCAAGCAGAATCGAATGGAGGGCCCTGGCCCGCGAGCAGGGACTGACGACCCGAAGCTTCAGGAGCGGTTCCATGATCGACGGGCTGATTCTCGATCTCGCGGTCACCCCGGGGCGCGATCTTGAGGAGCGACTCTCCCGCCTGACCCGGGCCGTGCTCGACGCCCACGGCTCGGACCTGGCCTTTGGCCTGCGCCTCGGCCCGACATTCCTGGATCCGGCCCGGGGCAAGGGGCATTTAAACCGGGCTCTGGAGGCCCTGGCTCTCCATGGCCAGAATTGA
- a CDS encoding bifunctional folylpolyglutamate synthase/dihydrofolate synthase encodes MVRNRPVFPDYPSLVDHLNGMGCFHMRLGLSRVRTALERLDIDPSPAIQVVGTNGKGSTAVFLEALARGHGLRTGLYTSPHLVSIRERIKMNGRALPEAEWASLATQVYDAWPEADLTYFELLTIMALVAFKRQGVDLAVFEAGLGAANDATSAVPPMLSVITPIGLDHQQVIGPGLADIARDKAATLRAHGGAVSGPQDQVVMDILRSRAKSVGAFLHMADEWWTPRGQGALFNPLGCPEDGFFVPRFGLSGSFQASNAMLALAAWWLAAKDRGWPFEIGPCIQSLADARHPGRFQFLDVGPGFLVDGAHNEHGLTALAAAMSISGIEPEGAIFACLGDKSGLTDMIRNLVRGPILVPGLPGNERALDPSALAAKIGGRPFETVAEAVRAALELPGPVLVCGSLYLVGAFLTELSRIFPVLETGLEEFVNDARSQG; translated from the coding sequence ATGGTCCGAAATCGGCCCGTTTTTCCCGATTACCCAAGCCTTGTCGATCATCTGAACGGCATGGGCTGCTTTCACATGCGTCTTGGCCTGAGTCGTGTCCGGACGGCCCTGGAGCGTTTGGATATCGATCCTTCGCCGGCCATCCAGGTGGTGGGCACCAACGGCAAGGGGTCTACGGCCGTTTTCCTTGAAGCCCTAGCCAGGGGCCATGGGCTTCGTACCGGGTTGTATACCTCGCCGCACCTGGTATCGATCCGGGAACGAATAAAAATGAACGGGCGGGCATTGCCGGAAGCCGAGTGGGCCAGCCTGGCAACGCAGGTGTACGATGCCTGGCCTGAAGCGGATTTGACCTATTTCGAACTCTTGACGATCATGGCCCTTGTGGCTTTCAAGCGGCAGGGCGTGGATCTAGCGGTGTTCGAGGCCGGGCTGGGCGCGGCCAACGACGCCACCTCTGCCGTGCCTCCCATGTTGTCCGTCATCACTCCCATTGGCCTGGATCACCAACAGGTCATAGGGCCCGGTCTGGCGGACATCGCCAGGGACAAGGCCGCGACCCTGCGTGCACACGGCGGAGCCGTGAGCGGGCCGCAGGATCAGGTCGTCATGGATATTCTTCGGAGCAGGGCCAAGTCCGTGGGCGCTTTCCTGCACATGGCGGATGAATGGTGGACTCCCCGGGGGCAGGGGGCATTGTTCAATCCTTTGGGATGTCCGGAGGATGGCTTTTTCGTGCCGCGTTTCGGCCTGAGCGGTTCCTTCCAGGCCTCCAACGCCATGTTGGCCCTAGCGGCCTGGTGGCTGGCGGCCAAGGACCGGGGGTGGCCTTTCGAGATCGGCCCATGTATTCAGTCACTGGCCGACGCACGACATCCCGGCCGTTTCCAGTTTTTGGACGTCGGCCCTGGGTTTTTGGTGGACGGAGCCCACAACGAGCACGGTCTGACGGCCCTGGCGGCGGCCATGAGCATTTCGGGGATCGAGCCTGAAGGGGCAATTTTCGCCTGCCTGGGCGACAAGTCCGGCCTGACGGACATGATCCGAAACCTGGTTCGGGGGCCGATTCTCGTTCCTGGTCTGCCCGGCAATGAGCGGGCCCTGGATCCGAGCGCTTTGGCGGCGAAGATCGGAGGAAGACCTTTCGAAACCGTGGCCGAGGCCGTTCGCGCGGCTCTCGAATTGCCGGGTCCGGTGCTGGTCTGCGGTTCCCTGTATCTGGTCGGAGCGTTTCTGACCGAATTGAGCCGCATTTTCCCGGTCCTGGAGACTGGGCTGGAAGAATTCGTAAACGATGCGAGGAGCCAAGGGTGA
- a CDS encoding aminopeptidase, whose product MNTKEDDHMSVKEFETRSCWDVYASEADCLAMDELADRYMDFLSVNKTEREVVTWAVAMLEKAGFISDPGTGRFLTVHRGKTLVAARRGRRPLSRGSRMVGSHADSPRLDLKQHPLYEDCDLALAKTHYYGGIRKYQWLARPLALHGVAVKTDGRVVPVVVGEDERDPVLAIPDLLPHLAHKQVEKKLSEAFEAEKLNVVLGHVPLFLEGEDKKDGRFKKALLELLRDRFGLEEEDLFSAELEIVPAGPARRVGLDRGLVGGYGQDDRICGFTSLEAFVRASDPEFTQILILWDKEEIGSEGATGAQSRIFEYAIQDLIEAWEPRASLRQVMLNMKALSGDVHAAIDQDYQDLHDKLNASYLGRGPVICKFTGHRGKYGANDASAEYVGWFRNVLNVAGVPWQMAELGKVDLGGGGTVAKHLAVYGMDIVDFGPGVLSMHSPFEISSVADLLATVRAYGAFFRS is encoded by the coding sequence ATGAACACGAAAGAGGACGACCATATGAGTGTCAAGGAATTTGAGACCAGAAGCTGCTGGGACGTTTATGCCTCCGAGGCCGACTGCCTGGCGATGGATGAACTTGCCGACCGCTACATGGATTTTTTATCGGTCAACAAGACCGAACGGGAAGTGGTGACCTGGGCCGTGGCGATGCTTGAAAAGGCCGGGTTCATCTCCGATCCGGGCACGGGTCGTTTTCTGACCGTGCATCGGGGCAAGACCCTGGTGGCCGCTCGCCGGGGCCGGCGCCCCTTGAGCCGGGGAAGCCGCATGGTCGGCTCCCATGCCGACAGCCCCAGGCTCGATCTCAAGCAGCATCCCCTGTACGAGGATTGCGACCTGGCCCTGGCCAAGACCCACTACTACGGCGGCATCCGCAAGTATCAATGGCTGGCCAGACCACTGGCCCTGCACGGCGTGGCCGTCAAGACCGACGGCCGGGTCGTTCCCGTGGTCGTCGGCGAGGACGAAAGGGACCCGGTCCTGGCCATTCCCGACCTTCTGCCTCATCTGGCCCACAAGCAGGTGGAGAAGAAGCTCTCCGAGGCCTTCGAGGCCGAGAAGCTGAACGTGGTCCTGGGCCATGTGCCCCTGTTTCTGGAAGGGGAGGACAAGAAGGACGGCCGTTTTAAAAAGGCCCTCTTGGAACTGCTTCGGGATCGCTTCGGACTGGAGGAGGAGGACCTCTTTTCGGCCGAACTGGAGATTGTCCCGGCCGGTCCGGCCCGCCGGGTTGGCCTGGACCGGGGACTCGTGGGCGGCTACGGCCAGGACGACCGCATCTGCGGGTTCACTTCTCTGGAGGCCTTTGTCCGGGCCAGTGATCCCGAGTTTACCCAGATCCTGATTCTTTGGGACAAGGAGGAGATCGGTTCCGAGGGGGCCACCGGGGCACAGTCCCGCATCTTCGAATACGCGATACAGGATTTGATCGAGGCCTGGGAGCCCAGGGCCAGTCTGCGCCAGGTCATGTTGAATATGAAGGCCTTGTCCGGAGACGTCCATGCGGCCATCGACCAGGATTACCAGGATCTGCACGACAAACTGAACGCCTCGTATCTCGGCCGGGGCCCGGTGATCTGCAAGTTCACCGGACACCGGGGCAAGTACGGGGCCAACGACGCCAGCGCCGAGTATGTGGGCTGGTTCCGCAACGTCCTCAACGTGGCCGGCGTACCCTGGCAGATGGCCGAACTGGGTAAGGTGGATCTGGGCGGCGGCGGCACCGTGGCTAAGCATCTGGCCGTGTACGGCATGGATATCGTGGACTTCGGGCCCGGGGTCCTGTCCATGCACAGCCCCTTCGAGATTTCCAGCGTGGCCGATCTGTTGGCCACGGTCCGGGCCTATGGGGCCTTTTTCAGGTCGTGA
- a CDS encoding 3',5'-cyclic-nucleotide phosphodiesterase, protein MKFQVLGCSGSGLPGYALTSFRINDSVLLDAGAVTSHLPLEEQAQITDVLVTHAHLDHIKDILFLADNLIELVVRDEHGPVRVRGLEDVLNSIRTHLMNDTIWPDFSILPDRKRPVIVYTPMRPGEEVEIGDLLATAFPVCHAKAAAGYVVREKGAESGFAFTGDTGPTDAWWKFLNGLEYRPGRLIIETSFPNEMEDLALKSNHLTPRLLQKELAKLEFIPKIYISHMKSPFSSAIQEELQTHLDGYNYHLLRDDEVFEF, encoded by the coding sequence ATGAAATTCCAGGTGCTTGGCTGCTCCGGGTCCGGGCTTCCGGGCTATGCCCTGACGTCATTTCGCATCAACGACTCCGTTTTGCTCGATGCCGGAGCAGTCACCTCCCATCTGCCCTTGGAGGAGCAGGCCCAGATCACCGACGTTCTGGTGACCCACGCCCATCTGGACCATATCAAGGACATCCTGTTTCTGGCCGACAACCTCATTGAGCTGGTGGTCAGGGACGAGCACGGTCCGGTCCGGGTCCGGGGATTGGAGGACGTTCTGAACAGTATCAGGACTCACCTGATGAACGACACCATCTGGCCGGATTTTTCCATTCTGCCGGACCGCAAGCGTCCGGTCATCGTCTATACGCCCATGCGTCCCGGCGAGGAGGTTGAAATCGGGGATCTTTTGGCCACGGCCTTTCCTGTCTGCCACGCCAAGGCCGCTGCCGGGTATGTGGTCCGTGAAAAGGGGGCCGAGAGCGGCTTTGCCTTTACGGGCGACACCGGACCGACGGATGCATGGTGGAAGTTTTTGAACGGCCTGGAATACCGGCCCGGCCGTTTGATCATCGAAACCTCGTTTCCCAACGAGATGGAGGACCTGGCCCTCAAATCCAACCACCTGACTCCGAGACTTCTTCAGAAAGAGTTGGCCAAGCTCGAATTCATTCCCAAGATTTACATCTCCCACATGAAGTCCCCGTTTTCCTCGGCCATCCAGGAAGAGCTCCAGACCCATCTTGACGGCTACAACTATCACCTGCTCCGAGACGACGAAGTGTTCGAGTTCTAA
- a CDS encoding MoxR family ATPase has product MAVPGPISTRTVTEILSSVERSILGKARETRLALACLLAGGHLLIEDIPGIGKTTLARALSTALGLDFKRVQFTNDLLPGDIVGASIFDRDTGRFVFHEGPVFTSILLADEINRATPRTQSALLEAMEERQVTVEGQARPLPEPFFVIATQNPQEQAGTFPLPESQLDRFLLRISLGYPGRDAETLLLNRDQAWTGAPLPQAVTTPQKVRELQDIVAAIHASKPLIAYVLDLLEATRHNDRIQTGLSPRAGLGILQAARAWALLQGRDHALPEDVQAVFSHVAGHRLKGPDLRELSAGDLTDILHSVPLP; this is encoded by the coding sequence ATGGCCGTTCCCGGCCCGATTTCCACCCGAACCGTGACCGAGATCCTTTCCTCGGTGGAACGAAGCATCTTGGGCAAAGCCCGGGAGACTCGCCTGGCTCTGGCCTGCCTCCTGGCCGGAGGACACCTCCTTATCGAGGACATTCCCGGCATCGGCAAGACCACCTTGGCCAGAGCCCTGTCCACGGCCTTGGGCCTCGACTTCAAGCGGGTCCAATTCACCAACGACCTGCTCCCGGGCGATATTGTCGGGGCCTCGATCTTTGACCGGGACACCGGCCGGTTCGTCTTTCACGAAGGCCCGGTCTTCACCAGCATACTCCTGGCCGACGAGATCAACCGGGCCACCCCCCGCACCCAGTCGGCCCTCTTGGAGGCCATGGAAGAACGCCAGGTCACCGTCGAGGGCCAGGCCAGGCCCCTGCCCGAACCCTTTTTTGTCATCGCCACCCAGAACCCCCAGGAACAGGCTGGAACTTTCCCTTTGCCCGAGTCGCAACTGGACCGCTTTCTGCTCCGGATCAGCCTCGGCTACCCAGGACGGGACGCCGAAACCCTGCTCCTGAACCGGGACCAGGCCTGGACAGGAGCCCCCTTGCCCCAGGCCGTGACCACGCCCCAGAAGGTCCGTGAACTGCAGGACATCGTGGCCGCCATTCACGCCTCCAAGCCCCTGATCGCCTATGTCCTGGACCTTCTCGAGGCCACCCGTCACAATGACCGAATTCAGACCGGACTCTCGCCCAGGGCCGGTCTGGGCATTCTGCAGGCCGCCAGGGCCTGGGCCCTCCTCCAGGGCCGGGACCACGCCTTGCCCGAGGACGTCCAGGCCGTGTTTTCCCACGTGGCAGGACACCGGCTCAAAGGTCCGGACCTGCGCGAACTCTCGGCCGGGGACCTGACCGACATCCTCCACTCCGTCCCCCTGCCGTGA